In Spiroplasma chinense, the DNA window AATACAACAATTTGTTAGATCTATTTCATAATGAAATATACACACAAATTTTTAGCGGTACAAATAGTGAATTAATATCAAAAACAACAAAAAGTTTAGCTGAAAGAAATAGCGAAACTGGTAATTTAACTTTAAAGAAAGAAATTTCATTAAGTTCAACTGATAGAGCAAACATGAAAGAAATTAAAAGTTTCTTCTTAGACACTCAACCTGCAACTATTTACTTGTTAGAAAGAGCGGAAAAAGAAAAAGTTACTTTTGCAAAAAATGCAGAAGAAATTAAAGGTGTTAAAGATGAATACAATACAAAATTTGAAGAGTACAAAACTAAACTAGAAGAAAATGGTTCTTTAAAAGGTGTTATGGATGCTCTTATAGAAAAAAGAAATAATGCTGATGGAGAAGAACAAGCAACATATAAAAGTTTAATTAACTTTTTAGAAAATCCTACAGCACAAGGTTTATCATTATTAAACACTTTACACGATAGTAAAGATGAAAGTGTTAAAATTTCTGATGAAGATTATAATGCAATCAAATCATTGATCGAGTTAGAATTTAAAGTTTCAATGCCAGGTTACTTATTTGAAATTTGAAATTTAAGTACTTTTATAACAGAATATGACACAAGTTATAAATATAATAAAAAAGCAGAAGGTTATCAAGAACTTACAGCTAATTGAAAAAGCGCTTATAATTTAGGTTAATATAGCAACAAAAACAATAGGATTCTATTGTTTTTTTTATTTTAATAACTGATACACCTTTTATTATTTTTTCATATGTTATTATATGGGTATATGGTAAGTGGTACCAAAACTATTTAACAATTAAAAATTAACAACTATCAAAATTCTCACCATGCCAGAAAAGGAGATAGTTATTAATGATATATTTAATAAAATTTAATTACAATAGAATATTTACATCTAAGTTTTTTATTTTTTCTACTCTATTTACATTTCTAAGTAGTTTAATGCTTTATGTTATATGGGTAGTTAAAGATTCTAATTTATACTTAAATTGAATTTCTCTAGCTGTTTGAATTATTTACATTGCATCAATGAGTGTTTATTTTATATCAAACATAATGATATCTGATGTTAAAAACGGTATCTTTAGTTTAGAGGTAAGAAAAGGTGTTGATTATAAAAGTGCTATGTGAGTAAAACTGATGGTTGTAAAATCTATTATTTGATTAACCATACTTTTAGCTATGCTTTTGTTTTATATAGTTGTTATTATAATAAAACCTTTAAAAGTTCAAGCTTATATGGATGGATTTATACCTGGTTATGCTGCATTGTTTGCTCTAGATTTTTTATTTACAGGAACTTGTTTGTTATGTGGAAGTTTTATAAAATTAAAACCTTTATTGGCTATAAATTCGTTTTTAATAGGAGTTTTTATTTTTTCTCCACTAATAGGCACTTTTCACACAGCTTTTTTGCATAAAAATTATAAATATGGTGTTTATGTAAGTTCTTCTAGCGAACATTTAACAGGACTTAGATTACAAAAATACGCCGATGAAAATAAAGAAGGTTTAGTTTCGTTTTTCTTTAATGAAATTACAACTTTTAATGATCCTGAAAATTTGGTTATAAAAAGAAAAGGTAATATTTTAGACCATAGTTTTGATTACATCTTAGAAGAAAAAAATTTTAGAATGTTTTACTTTTTATCAATTGGACAACCTCTTGAAATTGAAGAAACATTAAACGCAGATAAAGAAATGAACGCAGTTTTTGATTTCTCTTTAACAGAAAAATTCAAAAACAGTAAAATAATTAATTTTTTTAATAAAACTATTCTTATAAATGAAGAAAACAATTTTGAAGAATCCATTTTTGAAGGTTTTGATATAAAAAATTTAACAGGTAAAAACCAACTATTTGATTATCTAGATTTTTTAAGTTCTACTGAGATGGTTCAACTATTAGAAAAAGAATTTAATTTTAAAGATGTAAAAAAAGATTTAAATTTTATTAAAGACTTAGCATGAGATTTTTGACTTTGAGAAAAAATGTTTGTAGGTCCAGATTATAGGGGTGATTATATTGTAAATGTAAATAGTGGTACGTCTGGAGTTTATCCTTCTGTATGGGGAACTGCAAGATATTATTCTTTTTCATCACTAACAGATTATAAAATACGTGATGGGAATCAACTTTTTATAATTTTAATGTCTTATTGAATTTATAAAAATGGACGAGTAAAACCAAATACTGGTAAAAATGTGGTTGAAGGATCGGCTTATGATTTGATATATAATGATGAAGATAAAAAAAGTAAACTATTTTTGGTAAATCCAATATTTAGCTTTCCTTATATGACATTATTTACAAAAACTTCAAGCAATATTTTTGTAAGTGAATTTTTAAGTGATACTTTAATGCCTTTTACTTATATGCATGATTTAGCTCTATATGAAAATGAAAATGCTATAGTCAAGGAAACTAAACTGTTTATAGAAAGAGATAATTTGCCTGTAAAGTATTTTGAAAACACCAAATTAGTAATTGATGTTTGAAAATTTTATTTGGCATATATTGTCATAGCATTTATTCTTGCCTTGCCCACTCATTTCATTTATATAAAAAGAGTTAGACCATAAGGTGGGGGTGATGATATGTTGGAAATTAAAAATTTAACAAAATTATTTTCAAGTGGTGATGGTATTTCAAATATAAGTTTTAGCATCAAACCAGGTGACATTGTAGGGATGGTCGGAGATAATGGTGCTGGTAAGTCAACTATTATAAAAACTTTATTTAATGAATATGGAAAAAATAGTGGAGAATTTTATTTAGATAATTTACCTCTAAATAAAAAAGACTATAAGAAAATGGCTTTTTTTCCAGATCAAAGTATTTTTCCGAACAATATAAGTATTGAGAAATATTGTACTTATTCTGGATGTTTATCTGGAATAAGTAAAAAAACTATTTTATTAAGAACTAGAGAATTATTAAAATATTTAAAATTATATGAATATAAAAATAAGACTTTTAAACATTTATCTGCAGGTATGCAAAAAAGAGCGATGCTCGCAATCACTTTGATTTCAGACCCAGAAATCATAGTTTTGGACGAACCAACTTCAAATTTAGATTTATCATCTAGATTTGAATTTCTAGAATTACTTAAAAAACTTGCAGGTTCAAATAAAACAATACTAATAACCAGTCACATAATAAATGAGTTACAAGGTCTAATTAATAAATTAATTATTATTAAGGAAGGAACCTTAATTTATGAAAAATATTTAGAAGAAAATGAAATGATCTTATCAATTTATAATAATAAAACAAAAAGCAACGAAGTTAATAAGGATAGAAATAATTTAGCAGATATTTTTTCAAAGTAGCAACAAAAACAATAGAACCCTATTGTTTTTTTATTTTATTTTATTCAAACTTTTGTATGCTAATATAAAAGAGTACGGTAAGTACTAAAAACTTATCAAAAGTAAAATTATTAAATTTTAATAATTACAATTTCAATAGCAAATAATATCTAAAACATAATAATAAAATTTAAAAATAACAATAAAAGTAGCAATTAATTAATTTCTGGCTGCAGTTTTTTTGTTGGAAGAATGTATCTATAACATTTTTTTAAATAAAATTTGAACTCACACTTTAAAATTCAGGGTATCAATCTAGGGGGGTAATTAATTTGAAAAGCTTAATTATTTTTAATTATGGTAGAATGCTTCGTAATAAATTTTTTTGGTTCTTAACCTCATTGATCCTCGTGACAAGTTTAATTTTGTGAGGTGTTTGAACAAATCTTGAAGGACTGAAAATTAAAAATGACTCAAGATTTCATCATTGAATTAGTTTTTCCTTGTGAATTTTGTATGTTTGCATAATAACAATTTGAACCGTAGGAGTTTTTGTGATTTCTGATGTAGAAAATGGTATATATAGTTTAGAAGTGAGAAGGGGTTTAGATGCCAAACTTATAACATGAATTAAATTGTTAGTATCCAAAAGTGTTTTGTGATTCATTGTTTTATTTGGTATGCTTTCATTTTATTTGATTGTGATAATTTCAAAACCTTACTCAGAAGAAATGTTTTTAAAAGGCTTCATACCAGGATATTTTGCTCTAATTGTATTAGATATATTTTTTACAGGATTATGTTTTTTTGTTGCAAGTTTTGGAAAAATTAAGTTAATGACATCTATCGCTTCTTTTTTAACTGGTATTTTAGCAATATCACCCGCACTTTCAATTCTTCATTTAGCTATTATTTATGATGATAGTATTTATGCTGATTATAGATATATAAATGGGTTGGAAATGCAAAAGTTAGCTAAAAGTAAGCCTGATGGGTTAACACATTTGCTATTTGAAGGTTTTGCAGATTTTAACAATAACAAAACACTAGAGGTTTTTAAAAAAGAAGATAAAGGAGAAGATGAGGGTTTTGAAAGAACACAAAATTCACTTTTAGAAGATTTTGATAATAAATCAGGTGGGTTATGAGAAATAATTTATTACTATATAACTTTAGGACAAATCTTGGACATAGATGTACTGTTAAATAGGAACGCTGCTTTAAATAGTTATTTAGAGTTTAAGTACAAAAAAGATTCAGAAATTTCAAAACTGCATAGTTTTTTTGAAATAACTAATCTTAAAAGTGACAAAAGTTATTTTGATAAAAGTGTTTTTAAAAAATTAAAAAAAGATAATATTGTTGGTAAAAATCAATTAAATGACTATTCAAAATTTATAACTTCAAAAGAAGTGATATCTAATTTGGAGCAAAAGTTATCCTTGCAAAACTTAGGCGTAGAGATAAAAGAAATTAATAAACTTATTTATAAAGAAATATCTAATTTTGGTATTTTAATAGAGACTGAAAAAATGGGTTCTTTAAATAAAATCAAATTTTCGCTAAATGGAAATGCGCAATCCGATGTCGGATATAGTGGAGTGCGTAGCTATGAGTTTGGAGAATTTTCAACAAATCCAATTGATATATATGATGCCTTAAAAGTTAAAGATGGAAATCAATTATGGATGATGTTTTTGATTTATTTGATAGGTGCTGCTTCAAAGGGTCGAGTGGCCCAAGGTGAATGACCTGGTTTTTATAAATGGAGTGATGTTATGGAAGATGATATTTGGAGACTAAGAAAATTGTTTTTAGTAAACCCCTTTATGAGTATTCCTTTTATGAGTCTTTTCACTTTAAGAAGTAATGATTTGACTTTAAATAATGGCTTAATGAAAGTTTTAATTCACAACTTATATATACAAGATGTTATCCCTAAAGTAAATGAAAATTATGAGCCAGAAATTAACTATATTAGGAAAGCTTATTATAATATTTCAAAATCTCCAATTATAGATTATGAAGTAACTGATGTAGTTTTAAGAAGTGATGTTTATTATATTTCCTATTTATTTTTTGGTCTATCATTTCTACTTATAGGACACTTTATTCATATTAGAAAAGTAAAGCCATAAAGGAGTTCAATCCATCTCTTTAATGTTACAGAACTATTAAAAACAGACTGGTTTATGTGATATATTTTATAATCTGATATTTTAAATAAAAATTCAACAAATAAATATAACATTAACAAATAAAACAAAAAAATAGAAATTTACAATTTAAAGGTTTCTATTTTTTATTTTATTCAAACTTTTATATGCTAATATAAAAGTGTATGGTAAGTGCTAATAACTTATCAAAACTTAAGATTAACAATTAATAACTATCAAAACTGGCCATACCAGAAAGGGTGATATTTATTAAAAAAATGTTAACTATTTTTGCTGCCTCGTGCTTATTCTTTGGAGTTGCAATTGGAAATTATAATAATATTACAAATATACAGAATGTTAAGGTCAAAAACCATTATAAAAAATCTAAAAATAAAGTTTTAGAATTATCTAGAATAAAAGTTGAAGATTTTGAAACTGATCTTGCTATTTTTGATAATAAACATATAGATGAAAATACTTATTTAGAAGAAATTAAGTGATCAATGATTGATAGTAATCCTCATATAGAAGATGAACTTTTTAATATATGAGATTCTTATTTATATAACGAACCCTCACAATGATTTGCAAATGGGATTGATTGAGAAATGCCAGATAGGAACGAAGAAATTTTGACAAGAGTTACTTTTAGACCTAAAAATTTATCTATGTTTAAAGGTGCTTTAAGTTTCAAAATGACTTTAGTTAATAAGTCTAAAAGAGTATATTCGTTAAATAGTATTATTAAAAATAAAAATCTTGGAACTATAAGTGATAATAGTGTTCAATCATTGATGAATAACATTGAGACTAAAAATAAAGATTACAAAATTAATTGAACACAATTGAAAATCAGTTCAATTAATAATAGGAGTGCATTGATAACACCGATTATGAATTCGGAATATTACAGAGGTGAGTTAAAGATTGAATTCTTATTAGGTATTAATTTGAATGATGTTATAAACAATTTTGAACTTGGTACAATTAAGGTTAAAATTGATGAACAATTAATATTAGATATATTGGCAGAAAAAAACAATAAAGTAGATATTAAAGAACTTAAGGTGCAAAATATAGATTTAGAAAGAGAAATTGCAGTAGTTGTTCCAATTAATGAAAATTCTATATATTATGGGTCAATAGAAGTAACTTTTAAGGAAATTAAACATTTATCTAGTATTATTAAAAATACTTTCTTGGGAGCATTTTCAAATGTAAACACTTTAAGTGTGGTGGACATGATAGTAAGATATAACGAAGGTGCTACTCATTATGATTTTTTGATAAATCATTCAACAGTTACTTACACAGGTTTTGAAATATATGGTAGGGAAGATAACCATTACTTTGGAACTGTTAGAATAAGTTTTTTAGCAAGTGATAAATGATTTGGAAAGATTGAATCAGGAAGAAGACAAGTAGATTCTTATATGACTCTTCAAACTGATATCAAAATACAATCAATAAGATTCACGCCAAGTCTAGGAAAAACAGCTTTTTTAGAAAATTATAGATGGCTGAATTTTGACGCATTTAAATTTGCTAAATTAAATAAAGATGTAAAAATAAATGAAAAAAAAGGTGGTTTCAAATTGGAGCTTACTAAATATTCTGGTGGCAAGGAATTGTTTCATTATAGCTATTCAAATGTAAATTGAATGAAAAGTTATGCTTTCATTGAATACAGATGAGAATATGCCACAATAGTA includes these proteins:
- a CDS encoding lipoprotein, which encodes MKKLLSILAATSFIASSSATVVACGTEVITLTDSQRKTWDEKYNNLLDLFHNEIYTQIFSGTNSELISKTTKSLAERNSETGNLTLKKEISLSSTDRANMKEIKSFFLDTQPATIYLLERAEKEKVTFAKNAEEIKGVKDEYNTKFEEYKTKLEENGSLKGVMDALIEKRNNADGEEQATYKSLINFLENPTAQGLSLLNTLHDSKDESVKISDEDYNAIKSLIELEFKVSMPGYLFEIWNLSTFITEYDTSYKYNKKAEGYQELTANWKSAYNLG
- a CDS encoding ABC transporter ATP-binding protein, which translates into the protein MLEIKNLTKLFSSGDGISNISFSIKPGDIVGMVGDNGAGKSTIIKTLFNEYGKNSGEFYLDNLPLNKKDYKKMAFFPDQSIFPNNISIEKYCTYSGCLSGISKKTILLRTRELLKYLKLYEYKNKTFKHLSAGMQKRAMLAITLISDPEIIVLDEPTSNLDLSSRFEFLELLKKLAGSNKTILITSHIINELQGLINKLIIIKEGTLIYEKYLEENEMILSIYNNKTKSNEVNKDRNNLADIFSK